The Dendropsophus ebraccatus isolate aDenEbr1 chromosome 6, aDenEbr1.pat, whole genome shotgun sequence nucleotide sequence GCCAAGGGATAGTGTAAGATCCAGGAGTGACCCTTGTGCACATTATATTATTAGGTTCAGCCAAGGTTCATCAAATGTTCATCAAATACGAAATAGTAaatgaaaaattatttatttCAGACTGTGTTCTAGAATCTTCTCACTATCTGCAAGTAACGTTTTATCCTTATTCAAACAGCTAGAAAATAAAGATGTCTGGAAAACCCAAACTCTACTACTTCTATGGCCGGGGTAGAATGGAGTCCATACGCTGGCTGCTTGCCGCAGCTGGTGTCGAGGTTTGTGTATTCTTTTTTTGTATTGTACttgaaagggtattcccatctcaactaacacatTGATATGTGTAAGAGTCCttttagatcaggggtggggaacctccggcccgcgggccgcatccggcccctgagacctcccgatgcggcccgcggcccgcagctcccctgtgatgcgcgccgctctggaggaggaaggagccggcatacacagcatcctccggtgtctgtgacagctgccggacacaggaggatgctgtctatgccggcttcttccccagcagagcggcgcgtttcttcagtctcctgcgggccgcgcgcgatgacgtaatttcatcgcgcgccgcctgcaggagaagaccggcacagaggacctgggacagaagaggacatgggcagcgtgggagcggaggtaaggtgagtgggatgtttatttttttttatttgggggttaactaggccaccagggacatgcctgatgggggtgataactaggccaccagggacatgcctgatgggggttaactaggccaccagggacatgcctgatgggggtgataactaggccaccagggacatgcctgatgggggttaactaggccaccagggacatgactgatgggggttaactaggccaccagggacatgcctgatgggggttaactaggccaccagggacatgcctgatgggggttaactaggccacctgggacatgactgatgggggttaactaggctaccagggacatgactgatgggggttaactaggcctaccagaggcatcactgggggggggggttaactaggctaccagggacatgacttgggggttaactagactacaaggggcatcactggggggggtttaactacaatagcaggggcactaggggaacaatactttgccttgccccgggtgctgcaaacccacgctactaactgccgcgcatggtatgcggccctcgaatgattttattaatgcccgaccggcccttgacatggaaaaggttccccacccctgttttagATGAATAGATTTCATCAGCAAGACTGCCGTTGTTTGCcccaggctgcacaaatgatccatgTATCGTTCCCCTCCTTGCTAATCGCTGTCAAATACaagttgttcttttttttacatgaacagaccggcgccaGCGGGTCTGGGATgtgaccagtagcggattattaTAGGTCCTCTTGGAAAACATTCTGCTGcctgcaactagagatgagcgaacctggagcatgttggagtccatccgaacccgatcgttcggcatttgattagcggtggctgctgaagttggataaagccctaaggctatgtggaaaacatggatatagtcattggctgtatccatgttttccacacaaccttagagctttatccaagttcagaagccccagctaatcaaatgccgaacgttcgggtttgaggttcgctcatctctagtgacaatgCTAGGCCTCATGTGTCAGCCATGTGCAGATTACATGTACCCTGGGTAAGGGGCTGGCCACCCTCCCTGGCCACCCAAGTACTCCCCATCAGTGCGTCCTCTGTGCATCCCTCTATAGTAGACCTTCCATGTGATATTAATTTTGATTTACATTgatcatttttatgttttattgttctcAACGCATTGTGCTATGTAATAAAGAAGGATTTGCAACTTAAATATTTCATTTGTTGAGATCTAGGATGTGTgtccactttttttattttattttgagcatggtgtaaagtgaaactggctcagttgcccctagcaaccaatcagatcccacctattattcctcacagactctttggaaaatgaaaggtggaatctgattggttgctaggggcaactgagccagtttcactttacaccatgtctgataagtctccccctatgTATCTGTGCATTTACACTACATACACCAGTCTGACCACTGGCTTTAGAGCAGAGGTGGTCGGTTACCTAGACCAGAGCTACTTACACTTTTTCTACTGGAACCTCATCCAACAGAAGAAATTGATGCCAGAGCCTTAGCAGGCAGGCCAGGAGGGTGCTAGGCCTCATCactgtgcctcaccaacaactagggggagccCCACAGTTTGAGAAACACTGAGTGAATGAGCGGGAAGGAAAAGAGATGACCACGCCAGGTCGGTATTGCACCCAGTACCGACCCCGACTGGTCATCTCCATTGATTCCCAAACGTCTCCAGACTTAGTGACAGGTCCGTTTTAACCTAATGAGCCCTACGAGTTTAACCATGTTAGCTGGGATAGGAATGCcccttttatttatataatttatgtaGTTTATTATGTTTTCCTCTCCAGTTTGAAGAAGAGTATTTGGAAACAAGGGAACAATATGAAGCATTACTGCGAGGTACGCTCTGccttgtgtggtttttttttttaggggggggggggggggttacaacaTTTAAAATTTTCCAGTTCGTATCTGATTCTggcatctattttttttctttttaacttttcATTTGTACATGTTTTACCAAGTATTTATTTAAAGTGTaaatgtcatttaaatgtcactctacagaaatcaataaatatcaatagtacaagcgattttaagaaactctgtaataggttttcttaagcaaaagagtttcattCTGTACTCAGAAAGCTGTTTTCTTACCTCTCCCCCCTCaactcagaagaagcaggatttatgtgtccatcatgttctatggagaggggtggggtcaaggggggtgagtgagcatggagaggagaaaaggcagccctacaCAGCATATCATCCTGAAATCTTATCACACCAAGCTCCCAGAGCAGCACTGACCTTTTTGACCTGTGAATTCAGCGTTCTATGtggccagacagtctccaaactgcagggctgcttgtctcctctttctgttcactcttccccctcttcactttgctcctctgtaatgaagacagctttgcctgataatgcacagataagaagtgaggggggaggctgggaaaataGCTTTTGAATACGGAatgaggcttttttgcctaataaaacctattacagagtttcttaaagttgcttgtactattgatttctgcaaaaatattttatatgacAGCTACACCCTAATTCCAGCATAAAATTTGACTGTGGATTTGGCAATAATTTCTCTGGATCCACTGACATTGAGCGAATTTGTTTCATGGTCTCTGTTCTTCCCCATTTTATCAAAAATTTTTACTTTCAGATGGCGCCTTGTTGTTTCAGCAAGTACCAATGGTGGAAATTGACGGAATGAAACTTGTCCAAACTAAAGCTATTCTCCAATACATTGCTGCAAAGTATAACCTGTATGGGAAGGACCTGAAGAAAAGAGCATTGTAGGAAATAATTAtggaaacttttcttttttttttatttaaccccttaaggtcaaagccaattttcgtttttgcgcttttgctttttccattttatgttcaaaagtccatagcgcttgcattttttcacctacagagcaacatgagcccttattttttgcgaaaccaattgtactttgcaatgacaggcattatttttccataaaatatgctgcgaaaccggaagaaaattatttgcgctgtcaaattgaaaaaaaaaaggaatttgttttgatttcggggagatttgcatttacgccattcgccctatggtaaaactgacttgttatatatgttcctcaagttgttacgattacaacgatatataacatgtataacttttatattatgtgatggcttttaaaaaattcaaaccattgttaacaaatatatgttccttaaaatcgctccattcccaggcttatagcgcttttatcctttggtctatggggctgtgtcaggtgtaattttttgcgccatgatgtgttctttctatcggtaccttgattgcgcatatacgactttttgatcactttttattacattttttctggatttgatgcgaccaaaaatgcgcaattttgcactttgggatttttttgcgctgacgacatttaccgtgcgagatcaggaatgtgattaattattagttcgggcgattatgtgcgtggtgataccaaatatgttttctttatttgtttatttattaatttataattataaaatgggaaaaagggggtgatttggacttttataaggggaggggattttttattaataaaaacactttttttactttttatttttacataaactagaagcccccctggggggcttgtatatacatagcactgatctctcatagagatcaatgctgtgtatatacacagcaaagatccattagatcggtcatagattgctttggcctgctgcaggccatagcaatctattgccgagccgggatcagcgtcattgtgacgctgaggcctggcacgggcagaagaacggatctcccccccccccccgcaatcgcatcgcaggagggagatccgtgccactagacaccagggacgtgaggtctgaagcacttcaatgcagctgtcaggtttgacagctgcatgaaagtgcttaattagccggcgcggcaacgggacctgtgccggctaatagagtcgctccccccgcggcaccatgacgtaccaggtacgtcatggttcgctaaggggttaaagggaatctgtcactaggtttattccaccttaaacgagggcagcacaaactagtgacaaaaacgctgaacagatcagtgtattacttacatcattctgttcagtcgttctactaatatgcaggagaaaaagattcttgtcacacccctccccccgccctccagctgctgattggcaactGACTGCCTATACAGAGTATGGATAGATAAccaccaatcagcagctggtgggtggagttttctgcttctcatgaatatccaggacgactgggctcatgcacataatggagaggactactttttgtccatgttattcaggaggagatctctggatcagctgcacagaacaatgtaagtaatacatcattctgttcagcttctatgtcactagtttatgccaccctgaggtaggacaccataatcctacagacagagtctctttattgaAAGCCAAAGTCATGAAACATAAATTCTGATTTAGGTCATGGCACAGAAGCTGTATAGTAGCGTGTGGTTTCCCATATGGCATACGTTGTTTGATAATTTTACAATTACGTCCGTCATTAATGTTCATGAACACTATTTACAGCGGTAATTATCAGACAACGGCCATTATATTGCAGAAAAAAAGACGCCGTGTAAACCAAATCTAAATCATATGGAACTCTGCGCCCCAATGCAGAATGCACTGCTAGGTGCTGTATGTGCCGAGCTATTCTCTTAAAATAATgcttataggggagatttatacaTACTTGACCTGATGGAACTTTTTTAAATTAGGCCGTTCTTTGCAATCTATAGTAcgtcgtgggaacatagccctagtaTGAAATTAGAGAAAGCGATCAGATGTGTTAAAGTATAGGCGCACTTTGAAGGGTGCCCTATCAATAGTACATTGTCTCAGACTATATACCATGTTGATATGGCATGCTCAGAATATATTGCTACCTAGTATACTTTGTGACTGCAAATACTAGTTCTTTGGAGctaaatatttaattttcatgtCCTTAGAATTGATATGTATGTGGGTGGTACCAGTGATCTAATGGAGTTGATCTTGTGGTACCCATTCATTGAGCCAGAGCAGAAGGAGGAGCACCTCAATAAAACTGTGGAAAAGGCAAAAAACAGATACTTTCCAGTTTATGAAAAGGTAAGGTCTATTTTGCCAATAGAACCTAAAATGCTCGGAAGTCGGAGTGCAGGACTCCTAATTTGTCACGTCCCAGGGCCACTTTGTGAGACCACAAAGACCTGATAGAACACACACCAAATCTGATTTCAAAATCAAAGCACGGTTACTGTGCagcgacctgggggggggggcaggtgttaTGTGGCTAGGCTAGTTGCTAAAGCTCCACTAAGGCAAGCGTGGCCAAGGGTGGAAGGTTTGGATAGGTTTGTCCTATCCAGGCAACATGGTACTCAGCTGGGGGTGTAAGAAGAGAGTCCTGTATCTATGGGAATGATCATCTGCCTGAGCTATcatgtgggcacagagtgacacatgaTCAGGGATTACAGGCCCATCTAGTGGGAGAGGTAGCCATTGGGAATTACCCCTTAGGAACCCTAGCAGGTTGCAGTAGAGACTCGGCCTTTGCATTGTGCTTAACTCCTGACTTGTACAGTACCTCAGTTAATCGTGTGTAGCAATCAGAGGTAAAGATAATAGCAACCCAGGGTGAATAGCATTAGTGCCAGTGTTCACCCCTCACTAATAGTGCTCTGGCCAGAGATGGCTAGGGTAGCAGAGGTTAGGAGAAAAACACAATAGTCCCCCACATGGGCTCTGGCTGCCtggccaggccctggaagaatTTATCAGCAGGCTCTGGACATGCACACTGCACATGCTCATATCATACTCTGACTAAATGTGATATGTAATAATCTGCCCCAAATAGCCCCACCcactatataaaatatatagctcttttttgggaggggggtcTAATTCAGCAACGAGACAGGATAACCCTCTCTGATAGGACAGTGAACCTGAGGTACCTGACTCAGAGATTGGTCAGGGTGAAGAACCAACAAACACTGGCATAGAATACGGCCAATCACTAGCGACAAAACAGTAAAGTGACACctggtggtgggagcagcatTCTACAGGCTTCA carries:
- the LOC138795447 gene encoding glutathione S-transferase 3-like, yielding MSGKPKLYYFYGRGRMESIRWLLAAAGVEFEEEYLETREQYEALLRDGALLFQQVPMVEIDGMKLVQTKAILQYIAAKYNLYGKDLKKRALIDMYVGGTSDLMELILWYPFIEPEQKEEHLNKTVEKAKNRYFPVYEKILRDHGEKYLVGNLFSWADVHLLETILLVEEKSADILTTFPLLKAFKARISEIPTIKAFLRPGSQRKLPPDEKYVQTAKKVLQL